A stretch of Desulfotalea psychrophila LSv54 DNA encodes these proteins:
- a CDS encoding response regulator, giving the protein MLAILQRARGGSLPITQDCASGLYNSLVDDETILCELFKRSLEAFGYEVTSFSDSLNAFKHFQQNYESYDIVVVDMTMPNLTGLDLIKEILRICPDSKSILCTGYNSTVTETKALSSA; this is encoded by the coding sequence GTGTTAGCGATTTTACAGAGAGCGAGGGGCGGTAGTCTGCCTATCACGCAAGATTGCGCTTCAGGTCTGTATAATAGCTTGGTCGATGACGAAACTATCTTGTGTGAGTTATTCAAGAGATCTCTTGAAGCGTTTGGTTATGAGGTCACATCTTTTTCTGATAGTCTCAATGCATTCAAGCATTTTCAACAAAATTATGAATCCTACGATATTGTGGTAGTGGATATGACAATGCCAAATTTGACCGGACTCGATCTGATTAAAGAGATTCTACGGATATGCCCTGATAGCAAAAGCATACTTTGTACAGGATATAATAGCACTGTAACCGAAACCAAAGCACTCTCTTCTGCTTAA
- a CDS encoding amidohydrolase family protein has translation MKSKLALLIIVVAFAFTGCTQINHGANLNKVSSDEAKTELLYNNFIEGQSPNIAQLNLFLTEMPKGGDIHHHFSGSIYVETYLDWAKANSQLIDTETLKISEDKTKTLLTVDALRSNAELYRRLLTLWSDKDYSNHYQLQLPPDANFFNTFGYFGYVSQSYEKGMLVFKKRAIKENVSYIETMIKSVGYSYPDPIFDTNVRTYSDNEELFSLLDEQSSKIDGDNTFTEKTNDFTTGIKTAHENANVDDEQFMMRYQTYTSRNSVPSKVFSALYAAFQAADQSELIVGVNLVGPENGVVAIEDYELHMQFFSYLRKKYPEVNVALHAGELTLGMVRPKNLTFHVDQAVNIAGAQRIGHGVDLPYEEDAIDLLRAIKEKAVVEINFTSNEFILGVKGQEHPYLIYSAYGVPIVICTDDSGVSRNNLSHEYVLLATRYKPSYQTIKQYAFNSIKYSFLPNKEREKTIISLTNRFKKFESEMAIYSDQILKGSVN, from the coding sequence ATGAAATCAAAATTAGCCTTACTCATTATTGTTGTAGCCTTCGCGTTCACCGGCTGCACCCAGATCAACCACGGGGCGAATCTTAATAAGGTCAGCTCTGATGAGGCAAAGACTGAATTACTTTACAATAACTTTATTGAAGGACAGTCTCCTAATATTGCTCAACTAAATCTTTTTCTTACAGAGATGCCTAAGGGCGGAGATATTCATCATCACTTCTCAGGAAGTATTTATGTGGAAACTTATTTGGATTGGGCAAAGGCCAACAGTCAGCTTATCGACACGGAAACACTAAAAATAAGTGAAGACAAGACGAAAACGCTACTAACAGTTGATGCATTACGTTCTAATGCAGAGCTTTACAGAAGGCTATTAACCCTTTGGTCCGATAAAGATTATTCCAACCATTATCAGTTGCAATTACCACCTGATGCAAATTTCTTTAATACATTTGGCTATTTTGGATACGTTTCTCAAAGCTATGAAAAGGGTATGCTGGTCTTCAAAAAGCGAGCCATAAAAGAAAATGTCAGCTATATAGAGACGATGATTAAATCAGTTGGCTATTCATATCCAGATCCAATATTTGATACAAACGTAAGAACATATAGTGATAACGAAGAATTATTTTCGCTTTTGGACGAACAATCATCAAAGATTGACGGGGATAATACTTTTACTGAAAAAACAAATGATTTTACCACAGGAATTAAAACAGCTCACGAAAACGCGAATGTGGACGATGAGCAATTCATGATGCGCTATCAAACATACACATCACGAAATAGTGTGCCAAGCAAAGTTTTTTCTGCACTCTATGCAGCATTTCAGGCAGCTGATCAATCTGAGCTTATCGTCGGGGTTAATCTCGTGGGCCCTGAAAATGGCGTGGTGGCAATCGAGGATTACGAATTACATATGCAATTTTTCTCTTATCTCAGAAAAAAATATCCTGAGGTTAACGTAGCATTGCACGCTGGAGAGCTTACTCTTGGTATGGTGCGCCCAAAAAATTTGACATTCCATGTTGATCAGGCAGTAAATATTGCCGGTGCTCAAAGAATTGGCCATGGCGTTGACTTACCTTATGAAGAAGATGCCATCGACCTTTTGAGGGCAATTAAAGAGAAAGCAGTGGTAGAAATTAATTTTACCAGCAATGAATTTATATTAGGAGTTAAAGGTCAAGAGCACCCATATTTGATTTATTCTGCATATGGTGTCCCAATAGTTATATGCACAGACGATTCTGGGGTTTCGAGAAACAACTTAAGTCATGAATATGTTTTGTTAGCTACGAGATATAAACCAAGTTACCAAACCATCAAACAATATGCGTTTAACAGCATTAAATATTCTTTCCTCCCCAACAAAGAACGAGAGAAGACAATCATTTCTCTCACAAATCGCTTTAAAAAGTTTGAATCCGAAATGGCTATCTATTCCGATCAAATACTGAAGGGCAGCGTAAACTAA